Sequence from the Fodinibius saliphilus genome:
TAATTAACAAGAAGAATCCTCGTCACAAACAACGACAAGGATAATAAATCTGTATAGTTTTTATGGCTAGAATTGCTGGAATAGACTTACCGAAAGACAAACGTGGTGTAATAGGTCTGACTTATGTTTATGGCATTGGTCGATCAACTGCTCAGGAAATTCTTGATGATCTTGATATCGACTACAGTACCAAAGTAAAAGATTGGACTGATGATCAAGTTTCTGAGCTACGCCAGAAGATAGATAGCGAATATACGGTTGAAGGGGCACTTCGCAGTGAAGTAAATGCGAATATTCGCCGCCTTATTGAGATCGGCTCGTACCGAGGTACCCGTCATAGAAAAGGGTTACCGGTTCGTGGTCAAAATACTCAAACCAACGCCAGAACCCGTAAAGGTAAACGCCGTACGGTAGCAGGTAAGAAGACAGCTCCCAGAAAATAACAATAGTTGAGACGATTCAATGGCAAAAAGACAACGTAAATCTGCGACCTCAAAGAAGAAACGACGACGAAAGCAGCTTTCAGATCCTAATGGGATGGCTTTTATTAAAGCCACCTTTAACAATGTTCTTGTTACAGTAACTGATGCTGATGGCAATGCAATTTCTTGGTCATCAGCTGGTAAAGAAGGATTCAAAGGATCACGAAAGAATACGCCTTATGCAGCACAGCTTAGCGCTGAAACGGCTGCTACGGCTGCACATGAAATGGGACTGCGAAGGGTAGAAGTATTTGTAAAAGGCCCCGGATCAGGACGAGAAGCAGCTGTTCGAGCATTGGCTTCCAGTGGATTGGAAGTAACAGCTATTAAAGATCGTACCCCCATTCCACATAATGGTTGCAGACCACCTAAACGACGAAGAGTATAACGCAGAATTTTATTAGTAAGTAATTATGGCACGATATAGAGGTCCAAAGCAAAAAAAAGCAAGACGTTTTCGAGAACCCATCTTTGGCCCCAGCAAAGCGCTGGAGCGAAAACCATATGGGCCCGGACAACATGGACGTTCCCGGTATTCACGAAAATCAGAATATGCTATTCAGCTTGAAGAAAAGCAGAAAGCAAAATACACCTATGGCTTATTGGAAAAACAGTTTTCCAATC
This genomic interval carries:
- the rpsM gene encoding 30S ribosomal protein S13, whose translation is MARIAGIDLPKDKRGVIGLTYVYGIGRSTAQEILDDLDIDYSTKVKDWTDDQVSELRQKIDSEYTVEGALRSEVNANIRRLIEIGSYRGTRHRKGLPVRGQNTQTNARTRKGKRRTVAGKKTAPRK
- the rpsK gene encoding 30S ribosomal protein S11, encoding MAKRQRKSATSKKKRRRKQLSDPNGMAFIKATFNNVLVTVTDADGNAISWSSAGKEGFKGSRKNTPYAAQLSAETAATAAHEMGLRRVEVFVKGPGSGREAAVRALASSGLEVTAIKDRTPIPHNGCRPPKRRRV